The nucleotide window GCGTGGTATGGGTCTGGAGGACAAGGGTGGTAAACCTGAGCATGACAGCtggacgaagacgaggagtaGGCAGATGGAAGACAGCATGTGAGATaacaaggaaaaggaagagatgcGGTTGTTTGGTTAAAAGAATCGATACCCCGAAAGACAGGGCGACCGTCGCTCCACTTACATTACCCACGCGGCTCGTCTGTAAGAGACATGAGACTTGGAAAAAAAAGCATGCATTGGTGGTTATCGTCCTtcatttaattttttttttttttttggatccTTTTTGGCGCTAATTCTGATGGCAGCGGACTTTGGTGTCGTTTCTCTGGCTAGTCTTGAATACTTAGCTTTATTATGTCTTAATAGCATGCTGTCCACTCAGACGTGAAGCTTTGCTACGGCAGATAATGAAGGTTGACTTGGACACTTTTTACAATCTTTCCAATAATACAGCATTATTACAGAGACAGTACTAGAAACCCTCAATATTGAACCGCCACTCAGCCCTGAGGGCTAACTTACTTACATCACACTATCACCACTATGCCATCACAGACGCCCAAGTCTACATAACCGATCACACAGATAAACCCCGAGCGGTTgacttccctcctcttcccctccagCGAGACCACGAAATTGCCGTTCAGTAAAGACCAGGAAACAACGAATACGGaacctccttcttatatCGTTCCCACTGCTCTCCATATCGGCTCTGCATGTACTCGCTCATGTACACCGTGCTCCTGCTAACAAAGTGCCAGATATGGAACGCCGCCACGCCCAGGGCCGGGATCCAgccgcccgccgccatcgCGTACCCAGCCCTCCACAGCGTATATCCGCCATAGTTGATGTGGCGCGCCTTATTCCAGAGCCCTTCGCGGCAGATCTTGCCCTCATTGGCCTCGTCATCCTTGAACTTCTTGCGCGTGCGCTCCGTGAGGGTCTCGATCGCCATGCCCGTCACGTACATGACCGTGCCGAGGGCGATAGGCAGAGGCAGGGACATGTAGGTGCCCGTGGCTGAGTTGAAAGTGAAGGGGATGGTGATGCGCGGGGTTGAGAGGGCGGCCGAAGTCGAGGtgctcaacaacagcaaagaACCCATGGTGTTGACGACCGTGTTGAACAACGACACCTCCACCGCCGCAGTAGGGGTAAGTTCCTCGCGAGATAGACTCAAAAGCCAGTAGATCTGCTTGAGACTGGATCCCGCAGACATGAGCAATAGCAAAAGGCGCGGCAGGGGGAGGTGCCGGATGATGGACGCCTTGGTCCCCTCCGCAGTGGTCGTCTCCAACACGTAGTCGTACAGCGGGATCGACGAGATGTTCAGCTTGGACAGCAGGCGCGTACCCCAGTCGCCCGCGAGTAACTTGTACTGTAGCAGCGGGTCGAGCGCGCGGAGGCCAATGAAGGTGGCGGTGCCCAGCAGGTTGGACTTGTACACGCCTCGCTGGATCAGGTCTTGAGGGTTCCGGGAGctcaaagaggaggaggacggcgcGGTCTTGCCGCCACTGGTGCtgctcttgctgctgctcttgggCTCGCTGGTGTGAGACTTGCCGTGAGACTCCGAGGTGGCATGTTTACTGTTAGGTTCGGCGGGGTGTTTGTCATTCAGCTTGCTGGCGATCTTGCCGTTGGCGGTCTTGTTGCTATCGTTGGCGTGTTCCGATCCCCTTCCcatggagggagggaaagcCTCAGCTGAGGACATGGTGGTGGCTTGGCTATAGATGAGTGTCTGCTTCTCGTTGGTGTTGTGGAACGGTGGGGTGTAGGCTGTTTGGTTTGGTCTTGGGTCGAGGTTGACTTTGATCAAGAGACGGGAGAAAGACTGGGAAGAACTGAGTTAGAGGTAAAGAGGGGTAGCAGTTCTCGGATAGTATATGATATTAATTTGTGTGCCCCTAATAATCATGCATGATGCTACAGTTTATTCGGTTCACGTCAAAGTTGCTGTTTCCCCAACTCTGTTATTAAGTTGTGTAagacctacctctagctccACCTGCCTTGATAGGTCTCCACATACTTTGTACCTATCTTGATGACAGAAAGACCAGCTCGGTTGCTAAATGGAAagagatacctctaccttagACTGAAGAGGATGCAATCATTTTGTCATCCGTACCCTCCTCTACTTCGCTTCGGGTCCGTCCGAGGAGCTTCTCAGGAGCCTTCTGGGTACTCATAAGCATCTCGGAGCTCGGACGCCATGGCGCTTCTCCGCTTCACCCCACTCTAAACGGGGAGTTAGCGTCGAATAATGCTCAATTATAACGAGGAATGAAGTCATTGCTAGTGTCATCCCGCCTCTAATATTAGTGTACTTGTACAGGGCCACAGCGGACAAGCGGAGACCGAAAACCCTATCTTGACGGCTCGGTCCTGGCTTCCGGTTCGTACAGTCGAGGGTTAGGTGCCCTGGTCTCCGCCGAAATAAGCGAACTATCTGCCACCTTGATCCTGAACATACCGTATCGTCCTTTCCACTTGTTCATCTATTGTAAAGACAGCAAAGTACCCACGAGTAATGAAACTCCAGCAGCCCCTATTCAAAGTAAACATGAGAAGTTAGATAACGAGAGTAGAGACAAAAGTGCTTGGCCCgtgaaaaagaagggatgCTCACCATGTTCTTGAATACAATTCCGTCCGCCTATGAGAAATGCCGTGGTCGGATCTCAGCTGTGATTCAGCCGCAATTCACTTTGCAAAAAGCAGAGTCGTGAGATACACAGTCTTATACATATGACTGAACCAGAGTTGAATGAGAGAATAACACATGACTGGACCACTTCAACCCTCTAAAGCCTGCAAGTGAAGTTCGAGGTCTCGTCAATTGCTCTTCAGTTTTGTTAGTTGCTTTGCTAGTTGATGCAAGGCCTGTGGAGAGCCACGCGTGCAGTGACCAGTGCAACCACGGGTTCGTCACTAGGTAGCGCCTTGGCAGGGGCAGATCCGCCCTGACCGCCCCAGGCAGCAGGGGCATCAGTGGAGCATCCCCGCGCGGAGTGCTTATCGGGGCCTTATCAGATACATACCCAAAGCAGCTTCCGAAACGGGCCAACGGCAGGCACCGGGAGGGGATGCATGACACATCAGTCAAGTCCCCAGGCCGGCCTTGGAACAGGCACCTTGTTGGTCCCCAGGTCCCATCGCGCGGTGAGACCCGGTCCCGTCTCTTTCCCATTCCGTCGCAGcgcatcctcttcatcccaTTCAgtttcctccctctttcatcCATCAACCAAGTCAACACACACTTCAAACACCATCGCAACATTCACCAACAGCTACAATGAAGATCTCAAACGCATCGCTTCTtgcgctgctgctccccGCGGCAAGCGCCCGCTTCGTTGAGCAGGCCGAGCAGAATCGCGTCATGCTCTTCCCTGATGGCATTCCTGAGGAGCCCAAGTCAACGACGAAGTACCACATTGAGCTCTCGCCCGGAGACACCAGATGGGTTACGGAGGATGAGAAGTGGGAACTCAGACGTGTATGTGAACCTTGTCGGGGGCCGGGAATCATCTGGCGAAGTGCTAACAGCTGTTTCGTCTATAGAATGGCCAGCGCTTCTTCGACATCACCGACCATGCCGAGCTCGGTACTTTCAACAAGCGCCCCTACAAAAAGAGTGTCTTCCCAAAGAAGCCGACACAGAAGAAGGACCTCGAGCCATTGCTCAAGAACCTGTCCAAGACTGAGATGGAAGACCATCTCACCACTTTCACCTCTTTCCACACGCGGTATTACAAGGTATGTGCGCGCAGCATGGCTTATCAAGGCAATCCATTGCTCGTGACATGATGAGCTAACGTCGGCATGTCCATAGTCCGAGAGCGGACGTCAATCGAGCGAATGGCTCCTCAAGCAAGTGCGTGACACCATCAAGGCCGCTGGCGCCGACGATACCGTTACTGCTCGCCACTTCGAGCATGCTTGGGGTCAGAACAGTATCATTGCCACCATTCCCGGCAAGACCAATGCCACCGTAGTCATCGGCGCGCACCAGGACTCGATCAACCTTTGGCTTCCTTCCGTTCTCGCTGCCCCTGgcgccgacgacgatggcAGCGGTACCGTCACTATCCTGGAGGCTTTCCGTGTGCTGCTGCAGTCCGAGGACATTATCAAGGGCAACCACGAAAACACCATCGAGTTCCACTGGTACAGTGCCGAGGAGGGTGGTCTTCTTGGCAGCCAGGCCATCTTCACCACATATGAGAAGGCTCGAAGGGACGTCAAGGCCATGCTCCAGCAGGACATGACCGGCTTCGTATCCCGCACCCTCCAGGCCGGTGAGGTGGAAAGTGTCGGTGTTATCGTCGACTATGTCGACCCAAACCTGACTGATTTCATCAAGAAGATCATTGTCGAATACTGCGATATCCCCTACGTCGAGACCAAGTGCGGCTATGCCTGCTCTGATCACGCTTCTGCTTCCAAGGCTGGATATCCCTCGGCCTTCGTCATCGAGTCTGCTTTTGAGTATTCGGACAACCACATTCATACTACCGACGATCTCATCAAGTATCTCTCGTTCGACCATATGCTTCAGCACGCGCGCATGACTCTGGCTTTTGCCTACGAGCTGGCCTTTGCCGACTTTGCCAAGTTGGAGAAGGGACACGGTGATCTTTAGTGAGGTATTCAAGTTGGCATAGGGtcaatatagtatagcgCAGCTCCATTTGGGATAAGAGCGGTTTTGGGTTGGGAATACCCATGTTTTGTTTGGGTTTATGGATGGTTATGAATAATGGCAGATAGGATGAACATGATTATTAACTTGGTTCCGGGCGTTGAGCCATTGCTCAGTGTCTCGCAGTTTGCTCCCAACGCCTGGTTTTTCGCACAGACTTTTCGAACACTACCTACCATGATAAGGGATCCTGCGCTCATCCTCAACAAACTGCATTCACTTGAACGCAGAAGATCGGTCGTCCCGAGTTGGGTCAGTCCGAGTCCACATACATTCTGCGTAATTGTTCCTCACTCCCCGCACGCACCCGTGCCGACTCGGAACCGACACCATCCACCCAACCACTGACGTCATCAACAAgtcggtgttggtggtgacttTTCACCTTTCAGGCGAATGGTCGTCCATGACAACAAGATCTTGCTAACATTGAGAGGTCTTGGAGAGATGAGTGCCCCGGGCCATATCAATCCTTTCATTATCTCCTCTGCTTTATGTGTTCTGGACGAATTGTGAAAGTCAGTTCGAAGGACGTACTTTTACCAAGTCTTGGCGCTCGGGCCAACAAGGTTCTCAACATCTTCCAGGCAGGTACTGGACTGAAATGTATCAGAAACGGTTGGGAAGGCACACATTGCAGGGTACATGTCCTGCCAGGAGCAAATGCCCCGAGCAATTTGAAAGTGCACTGATCTCGTTCATCATGACACCTGCCCATAGCCCCAAGTGACATGCTTTTCTTTGGACTTGTTCCCTTGCTACTCCCGGAGACTAAGCTAGAACTTGCAATGCCCGGAGGACTCATTGTCCCAACATTCCATCTCTCATCTTGATCATCATTGCACACCTACTACACAACTAAGTAACCAAAATCATCAACCTCCGTTTCTGTATCTCTGAGCGACATACATATTGCTTCCACAAATATTCCACGAACATTTCCACTATGACCAAATCCAAATTTCCAGATCACATCTCAGATCGTATCCTCGACCTCTGCACATCCTCTGAGACCGTCTCTTCACTCCTCGCAAGAGAACCCAGTCTTTCCCCCAGTGCTGCCTGGGACAAACTATACGGCCGGCATGCTCTAAAGAAGAGGTCTCTAGGggtcgacgaggaggagaaagaggaagaggggagtTTCAGCGGcagtgaagaggagggtagTAATGGCCAGGGTTCAACAGCTTACTACAAGTCACCACCCACGCCACCTCATTCGCCTCGTTTGGCCCAGGAACACCTTGATCGGGCAGCGAAGTGTGGGAAGTGGGGAGGGAAGAAACCGAGTGAACTATTTTTGCAGGTACTTAATCACTTCCTTTGGCATCATATATGGTTGATGGGATTCACAGGAGACCGCTGACAACTTCTGTGGCAAGATATATCACGACGCACTTTGCACACTGGACGATGATCCCCTCAGGGGTATGGTCAGTCCGCCGCTTTTGGGGACCTGCGGTACTGTTCCGTTGACGATAATCTCCGTGTACGTGAAGCTGTCAACGCAATCCATCCTATTTCTGGAGCAACGTTTAGCACGTCCTTAAAGCTGTTGATGTTAACTAACCATCGACCTGAAAGCATCCCCGACATAGCCCGCCACATGGCCAACCTGATCTACCGCGCAAAACACGAAATCTTTCTAGCAACAAACTACTGGCAATCAAGCGTTGCCTCAACCTACCTAACAAACGCCATAAGGGACCTCAACCGACGTCTTGCCTCCGAAGCCCACTTATCTTCTGGCGTAGAGTCCCAGCCACAAAAGAATAAGATATTTCTCAAAGTCCTCTACGATCGCGGAACCCCCAAACAGCTTCTCTCGCCCCACCAGATCGTTTCTCCAGATACCTACACCGACGCCTCCACCGTCGGTCTTCCCCATCCAGACGAGATCCCATTTATCGACATGCAAGTGATGAACTATCACATGCCCATCATGGGCACGTTTCACGCCAAGTACATGGTGGTGGACAGGCGCGTGGCAGTGTTGCAGAGCAATAACATCCAGGACAACGACAATCTGGAGATGGCGACGCACTTGGAGGGGCCAGTGGTGGATTCGCTTTGGGATATGGCGATGATTAGTTGGTACAAGCACTTGGAACCTGGGATGCCGTGTGTCAATTCGCCGGCGAGTGAGGCAtgggggagggagaaggaggtggaaaAAACTGGGGTGGGCCAGATTGaaaggaaagtggaagtgaagaGGCTTGCTGTGACCGAAGAGCCACCCACCACTGGGACGACCACTCAACCGACTGTTACTCCCAAGGTTCCCCGACACACAACCGAAGAGCCTCACTATGACGCTTCGATAGCGGCCGAAGTCGCCCGTGTTCAAACCTCCTTAGCATCTAAACGCGATCCAGGCAGAAGAGTTATCGAAACACACCTACAAGCTGTCACTCGTCTCCTCAACCACACTCGCAACCCCAACTTCA belongs to Neurospora crassa OR74A linkage group IV, whole genome shotgun sequence and includes:
- a CDS encoding LAP2, yielding MKISNASLLALLLPAASARFVEQAEQNRVMLFPDGIPEEPKSTTKYHIELSPGDTRWVTEDEKWELRRNGQRFFDITDHAELGTFNKRPYKKSVFPKKPTQKKDLEPLLKNLSKTEMEDHLTTFTSFHTRYYKSESGRQSSEWLLKQVRDTIKAAGADDTVTARHFEHAWGQNSIIATIPGKTNATVVIGAHQDSINLWLPSVLAAPGADDDGSGTVTILEAFRVLLQSEDIIKGNHENTIEFHWYSAEEGGLLGSQAIFTTYEKARRDVKAMLQQDMTGFVSRTLQAGEVESVGVIVDYVDPNLTDFIKKIIVEYCDIPYVETKCGYACSDHASASKAGYPSAFVIESAFEYSDNHIHTTDDLIKYLSFDHMLQHARMTLAFAYELAFADFAKLEKGHGDL
- a CDS encoding phospholipase D active site-containing protein, which gives rise to MTKSKFPDHISDRILDLCTSSETVSSLLAREPSLSPSAAWDKLYGRHALKKRSLGVDEEEKEEEGSFSGSEEEGSNGQGSTAYYKSPPTPPHSPRLAQEHLDRAAKCGKWGGKKPSELFLQIYHDALCTLDDDPLRGMVSPPLLGTCGTVPLTIISVIPDIARHMANLIYRAKHEIFLATNYWQSSVASTYLTNAIRDLNRRLASEAHLSSGVESQPQKNKIFLKVLYDRGTPKQLLSPHQIVSPDTYTDASTVGLPHPDEIPFIDMQVMNYHMPIMGTFHAKYMVVDRRVAVLQSNNIQDNDNLEMATHLEGPVVDSLWDMAMISWYKHLEPGMPCVNSPASEAWGREKEVEKTGVGQIERKVEVKRLAVTEEPPTTGTTTQPTVTPKVPRHTTEEPHYDASIAAEVARVQTSLASKRDPGRRVIETHLQAVTRLLNHTRNPNFTADPLAPDPVTDPNNKMTPYLFLPHHQASIQERNQHPEAVPMALVNRAPYGLPNHSSVSNPQNAAWLSALRNATHSVFIQTPTLNAAPLLPAILDACNRGVQVTCYVCLGYNDAGELLPHQNGHNEMIAHQLYSSLPLGTRQNLHYYWYVAKDQTKPLVQSKGLRSCHIKLMVVDGHVGIMGNGNQDTQSWFHSQEINVMIDSEEVCGTWMKGIMRNQNTAIYGALDKEKGMWVDAEGKEADGVIGVDPGGRVKRWAKGAVGAVKRVQGIGGF